Proteins encoded together in one Chryseobacterium sp. G0201 window:
- the gcvH gene encoding glycine cleavage system protein GcvH — MNTPSELKYTKDHEWIKIEGNVATIGITDFAQGELGDIVYVDIDTVDDDLEGGAVFGSVEAVKTVSDLFLPIAGKVIEFNSELEGQPELLNTDPYGNGWIIKLELADGADQSELLTAEEYQAIIG, encoded by the coding sequence ATGAACACACCATCAGAATTAAAGTACACAAAGGACCACGAATGGATCAAGATTGAAGGAAACGTGGCTACAATTGGTATTACTGATTTTGCACAAGGAGAACTTGGAGACATCGTTTATGTAGATATAGATACTGTAGATGATGATTTAGAAGGAGGTGCAGTTTTCGGAAGTGTTGAAGCAGTAAAAACGGTTTCAGACTTATTCTTACCTATCGCAGGAAAAGTGATCGAGTTTAATTCAGAATTAGAAGGTCAGCCGGAATTGTTAAACACAGATCCTTATGGAAACGGATGGATCATCAAATTAGAACTTGCTGACGGTGCAGATCAATCAGAATTACTTACAGCAGAAGAATACCAAGCTATCATTGGATAA
- a CDS encoding VanZ family protein, with protein sequence MPIYWAFLTYMLLKPGEENQEYWFMFNGVDKVLHLSIFSTLGFLFIGAFPKIKFSYFFQIILIYAFLTEILQEEMGLGRSMESLDIVADTIGCLLGYYTYKVLVKRFF encoded by the coding sequence TTGCCCATTTATTGGGCATTTCTTACTTACATGCTCCTGAAACCGGGAGAAGAAAACCAAGAATATTGGTTTATGTTTAATGGTGTAGACAAAGTTTTACACTTAAGCATATTTTCCACACTGGGCTTCTTATTCATTGGCGCCTTTCCAAAGATCAAATTCTCCTATTTCTTTCAGATCATACTTATATATGCATTTCTCACCGAGATCCTTCAAGAGGAAATGGGATTGGGCAGATCTATGGAATCCTTAGACATCGTAGCCGATACTATAGGCTGCTTACTCGGATACTATACATATAAGGTATTAGTCAAAAGATTTTTCTGA